ACTGATGACGATCTTGTCGTCGGTTTCCTCGATCAGGAATCCGGACAGAATCGCGCCGTCCAGCGTGATGACATTGACGGTTCGATAGCCCTCAAGAATCTTGTCCGACGGCTTCAAGATTGATTCGATGACGTGCTGGGCGGTTACTTCATCGCGGGACACCGTCAATTGCGGTCCCAGTTGATAGCCTTGGCCGACGTCGTGGCAAGTCGCACAGGCGGTCTTTTCCCAGTAGAAAAGTTTCGCCCCTCGAATCGCATCCCCTTCGGCTGCGGCGTCACGCACCAAGTCAGCGATGGGTTCGGCCAACAACGCCTTTTCCAATTCGCTGCCGGCCACCTGATCTTCGATCAGCTCGGGTCGGCTGCCTTCGGGGAACGGATGCATTTCCAGCAATTCTTCGGGGCTATAAAAGCGTTGTCGATCGCTGGTCGCCGCCCGAATCTGTTTCACCTGTTCCGGCGTGATCTCGCTGGCATCGTTCCCCCAACTATTGCGGACGTAGGTCAGCACGCTGGCAATTTCAGCGTCGGTGAACATGTTCCCGATCGCCGTCATTGGCGGCACCCCTTGGGTCGTTTCAAAGATCTTGCCGCGGACACGAATCTTGCCCCAAATGCCGTGCAGCGTCAGCTTGATCAGACGTTCCGGATCACCGTTGATCCACTCACTGCCCGCCAGCGGCGGATAGATGCGAACGACGCCTTCGCCGTTGTCACGGTGACATGCATAGCAAGAACCTTCTTCGAAAAAGACTTGTTGGCCCAATTTGTAGGTCCGCGCAAACGCTTTGTCTTTGAACTTTGGCGATTTGGTGCGGTAATCCTTGGGCTTCATCGCACCTTCCAGCTTGCTAGCCAAAAGCTGTTCGAAATCCACCGACAAACTGTCCGGGTCCACCGAACTTGAATCAACGGCCTGTTCGACGAAGGGCTTCAGTGTCCACATCGCACTATTCAGTGCATTACGGATCCAGCGATCGGTCGGTTGCGACGCGACGACCAACAAGATGTCGGCACCGGCTTTTCCGCCCATCCATGTTCCGGCGGACAAAGCTTCCAGGCGAACCCGCGGATGGGTGTCTTTGGCCGCCTGCATCAGATACGTCTCGGGCTGATCCAGCAGATGCAAACAATGCCGAACGACACGAACGGCTGCGGATCGAACGCGATGATCATCGGCATTCAGGCACCGCTGCAACAGCTCGGTCGACGGAGCATGTTGGCCCCAGGTTGCCCACAACGATTCCAAGACCAAACGATCGTCACCGGCGTTGGCGTCGGCGAACTGCATCGCCACGTTCAACACGTCTTGTCGATCACGGCCGCGCAATTCGCGATGGGAACGCTTCCGAGCATTCAGCTCGGGCAGTTTCATGTTTTCGAACAGTTGTTGAATCGTCGCGCCGGCCACCTGCGGCGGATCAACCAACGGACGCTGCTTGTGAGTGATGCGATAGATCCGGCCATATTCGGAATTCCGCAGCGGATCACGCGCGCTGTGTTGCATGTGACCGATCAGCGTGTTGTGCCAATCGATGAAGTACAGACTGCCGTCGGGAGCCACTTCCAGGTCACACGGACGAAAGTTGCCGTCGGTCGATTCGATCAAGTTTTGACGAAACTTGCCTTTGATTTCAGCACCATCTTCGACCGTGTTGTATTGCTTGATTCCCAAGAACCCGATCGTGTTGGCGTACAGATAGTCGCCTTGCACGTCGTCGGGAAAATGTCGGCTGTGCAAGAATTCCGATCCCGAGGTCGGCCGTGTGTGGTGTTCGTAGTTGAACTTCGAAACCTTCGGCACCTCCATCGAATGCGGAATGTTCATCGAATAGCCCAGCATCCAATACTGTGAACCACCCGATGCGTCGTTGACGAACGTTTGCCCATACTCGTCATGGGCGACGCCCCACGGGTTGGAAACGTCGGTTTGCATCACGCGTTCGACTTTCCACGAATTGGGATCGAACCGCCAAACGCCGCCGTCGGTCATCCGTTGGGGGCCCCAAGGCGTTTCGACTTGGCTGTGCAAAAACCGACCTTCGCACATGTAGATGCCGTTGCCGTTGTCCACATCAAAAGCGGAAATCGCGTGGTGCGTGTCGTGAGGATCGAATCCGTCCAGCAACGTCACCATTTCGTCGGCGTGATCATCACCATCGGTGTCCTTCAACAAAACTAGAAACGGTTCCTGCGAAAGGTAGACGCCTTCGGGTGCCAGTTCGAATCCGATCGGCATGTGCAAACCGTCCGCGAAGACGATTTCCTTATCGGCACGCCCGTCGCCATCGGTGTCTTCGTAAATCAGAATTTTGTCGTTGGGTTTGGCGTCGCCCGGTTTGTAGTGCGGATAACTGGGCAGCGTCGAAACCCACAGTCGTCCCTGGTTGTCGAAACGCATTTGGGCTGGATTCCCCAGGTTCGGAAAATCTTGTTCCGACGCGAACAACGAAACGTCGTAACCTTCCGGCAGCGTGAACGTTTTCATCGCTTCGGTTTCGGGATCCAGATAGTCCAGCGTTCCGTTCTTTGCGCTTGCCCGGTAATTGGTTTCCACGGTCGACAAGGGACGTGTGATCGAATCGTCGACTTCGATGGTGGACGATTTTCCTTGTGCAATCGCCCACAAATTGCGATCGCGCAAGACGGTCATCTGGCGGATCTTTTCGATCTCCTCGGGATAGTTGAAATTCCCGTACGGTGCCCAGCGGCGACCGTAGGCGTGAACGCCGTTGAGCATGCGGTAATCATTTCGCCAGAACCATGCCTTGTCTTTGACCGCTTGATACAACAGCGAATCGGTTTCCGGGACTTGTGCATCGGTCCCAAACAACTGTTGCATGATGACCGGTGCCAGTTTTCGATAACCGGCCTCGGACAGATGGACGCCGTTGATCGTCAGCGGTTGGTCGGAGGTGGTGAACCACTGCAGCGTGGGTGAGAACAAATCCAGATACCCGACCTGCATTTCACCGGCAACCTGTGCGACGGCATCGGCATAATTACGCAGCAACAAATTTCTTTCGTCCGCATCGGGCAGGTTGAACTCGCTCAACTGCTGCATCGCAATCGGACTGGCCAAAACCAGACGCGGTGGTTGATCGGCGTTTTGACGATAGGAACGCGATCGCGTGTGCTGGACAAACGCCCGTAATTCGTTCTTGAAGTTTTCGATCCCTTCGGTGCCGTCGAACGACTCGTTGAATCCAAAAAAGGCAACGATGGTGTCGGCTCCGACAATGGTCAGCCATTCGTCGGGACTGGGATAGTGACCTTCGCCTAAGTGAGCTTTGATTTCCGGTCGAAATTGGCTGGCTCCCGGAAACGCCCAAGGATCATCGCGCCCCGCTTCGGGCCGAAACCCGGGCGTGTGCCCCGGATAGCCCATGTTTCGAAACGTCAATTCGGCCTGGGGAAACTTTTGATAAAGCGATGCTTCAAAGGCATTGAACAATTCCATCCGCGCGGCCAATCCGTTGCCCAAAAACACGATCGTTTCGCCGTCACGCGGCTGAAGCGGCAAGGTGACCGCATCGGCGATCTCTTTGACGGGCGACGGTTGCAGGTATTCGGGACGCACACGTTTGGTTTGCTGCGTTTCATTGTCGGTGACGGTCGTGATCACGTCGGGGCCCCAATCACCATCGATCACGCCGTCCTGTGCGGTGGCCGGGTGAACGGATGAAAGGAAAGCCACCACGAACAACAACGTTGGCAGGGCGCAAGAGAGCTTTGGCATGTCGCAGAAAAAGCCGTGCAAGGAGGGATTCGGAATGGGCCGGCCGCCAGGTAGGGCCACGCGGAAGACGCAGCAGCGGCGTTGGGGGAAAGAGAAAGCCCCGTGAACTGAGTATAGTTGACCAACCGGATCCGCGTCATATCACCGCACACGATTCCGGGGCCGACACATGCGGCAACGCTGGGGAGGTTTATCTTGCATCAACTGGCGGACGTGCGGGTCCACCAAACGCTGGATCATCCGTCCCCAGAATCCGGGCCGGGTCGCCTCCTGCCAGCATTGATCATGCGTCCACCGTCGTCACGCAGCAGATCATTCACCGTGATGATGGGAATGGTAGTGCTGGCGCAACAAATCTTTTCCGTAGTCGTTGCCGTTGGGTGTCCGCAGAACGGCGTGAATGTGATCACGCGTGGGGCGGTCGGTGCGGAACGGTGCGACACGACGTTGATGATCAAACTCGATCAGGACAACGGGGCTTTGAATGCGATAGTAGAAAACGCTGTCCGCCTTGGTATCGCCGATCCACGCAAAGTACGTTTGGTCCAGGTGCGACTTGACTTCATCCATTTTAATTTCGGCATGGCCGTCGCGCATGGTCCCAACAAAAGATTGGACGACTTCAATCAACAGGTCGCGTTGTTTTTGATCCAGCTTCGAAGCTTCGATGCCGGCATAATCAATATTCACGTTGTCGCGATACGCTTGGGCCAATGCATTGTTTCCCGGTTTGGCTTCTGACAAGATCGCTTTGGATTGCTGGTCCGCATCCAAGGCTTGAATCAATTGCAATGCCTTGTCTTGCTGTTCTTGCAAGACAACCGTACCCGCAAATTCGCCGCTGACCGCCCGCACCGGTTCGCTGCCGACGAATACAGGCGACATCACGACTTGGTCGCCCAGAACGAAG
The Crateriforma spongiae DNA segment above includes these coding regions:
- a CDS encoding PVC-type heme-binding CxxCH protein, which translates into the protein MPKLSCALPTLLFVVAFLSSVHPATAQDGVIDGDWGPDVITTVTDNETQQTKRVRPEYLQPSPVKEIADAVTLPLQPRDGETIVFLGNGLAARMELFNAFEASLYQKFPQAELTFRNMGYPGHTPGFRPEAGRDDPWAFPGASQFRPEIKAHLGEGHYPSPDEWLTIVGADTIVAFFGFNESFDGTEGIENFKNELRAFVQHTRSRSYRQNADQPPRLVLASPIAMQQLSEFNLPDADERNLLLRNYADAVAQVAGEMQVGYLDLFSPTLQWFTTSDQPLTINGVHLSEAGYRKLAPVIMQQLFGTDAQVPETDSLLYQAVKDKAWFWRNDYRMLNGVHAYGRRWAPYGNFNYPEEIEKIRQMTVLRDRNLWAIAQGKSSTIEVDDSITRPLSTVETNYRASAKNGTLDYLDPETEAMKTFTLPEGYDVSLFASEQDFPNLGNPAQMRFDNQGRLWVSTLPSYPHYKPGDAKPNDKILIYEDTDGDGRADKEIVFADGLHMPIGFELAPEGVYLSQEPFLVLLKDTDGDDHADEMVTLLDGFDPHDTHHAISAFDVDNGNGIYMCEGRFLHSQVETPWGPQRMTDGGVWRFDPNSWKVERVMQTDVSNPWGVAHDEYGQTFVNDASGGSQYWMLGYSMNIPHSMEVPKVSKFNYEHHTRPTSGSEFLHSRHFPDDVQGDYLYANTIGFLGIKQYNTVEDGAEIKGKFRQNLIESTDGNFRPCDLEVAPDGSLYFIDWHNTLIGHMQHSARDPLRNSEYGRIYRITHKQRPLVDPPQVAGATIQQLFENMKLPELNARKRSHRELRGRDRQDVLNVAMQFADANAGDDRLVLESLWATWGQHAPSTELLQRCLNADDHRVRSAAVRVVRHCLHLLDQPETYLMQAAKDTHPRVRLEALSAGTWMGGKAGADILLVVASQPTDRWIRNALNSAMWTLKPFVEQAVDSSSVDPDSLSVDFEQLLASKLEGAMKPKDYRTKSPKFKDKAFARTYKLGQQVFFEEGSCYACHRDNGEGVVRIYPPLAGSEWINGDPERLIKLTLHGIWGKIRVRGKIFETTQGVPPMTAIGNMFTDAEIASVLTYVRNSWGNDASEITPEQVKQIRAATSDRQRFYSPEELLEMHPFPEGSRPELIEDQVAGSELEKALLAEPIADLVRDAAAEGDAIRGAKLFYWEKTACATCHDVGQGYQLGPQLTVSRDEVTAQHVIESILKPSDKILEGYRTVNVITLDGAILSGFLIEETDDKIVISIAADQGKPREILIDDVDDVIESKNSTMPTGLANTLKTRQEFLDLVRFVTEVNQGGRKKLNQLKRRAKIKN
- a CDS encoding DUF3500 domain-containing protein: MRHVIAFGLLVVCLVGIAVTAYSQQGRRRPMRGGGNAAVDEPFRGVTAGGKIQPDVFKIESTGVSTKPVVDAANAFLASLSAEQREKTTFPVDDAEWRQWDNRHFPKRQGVGFDEMDEHQRDHAFGLLQASLSAKGLELSKDIMKLNGTLAELADNYDEYGRWLYWITIMGTPSETEPWGWQIDGHHLIINYFVLGDQVVMSPVFVGSEPVRAVSGEFAGTVVLQEQQDKALQLIQALDADQQSKAILSEAKPGNNALAQAYRDNVNIDYAGIEASKLDQKQRDLLIEVVQSFVGTMRDGHAEIKMDEVKSHLDQTYFAWIGDTKADSVFYYRIQSPVVLIEFDHQRRVAPFRTDRPTRDHIHAVLRTPNGNDYGKDLLRQHYHSHHHGE